In Rhineura floridana isolate rRhiFlo1 chromosome 1, rRhiFlo1.hap2, whole genome shotgun sequence, the following proteins share a genomic window:
- the CTXN3 gene encoding cortexin-3 produces MKRRRLQDYFVPLSGRMDGEPFTSTFFSSGNIPLEAGITLEQKTTFVFVILLFIFLGILIVRCFRILLDPYRSMPTSNWADRLDGPEKGQFDYALA; encoded by the coding sequence ATGAAAAGAAGAAGATTGCAAGATTACTTTGTTCCTCTTTCTGGGAGAATGGATGGAGAGCCCTTCACTTCCACTTTCTTCTCTTCTGGGAATATTCCCTTAGAAGCTGGCATTACCCTGGAACAAAAAACAACCTTTGTCTTTgtgattttgttatttattttcctTGGCATCCTCATTGTTCGATGTTTTCGAATTCTCCTAGACCCCTACAGGAGTATGCCAACCTCTAACTGGGCAGACAGACTGGATGGACCAGAGAAAGGGCAATTTGATTATGCTCTGGCTTAA